Below is a window of Chthoniobacterales bacterium DNA.
AGAACGTCTCCCGAGCCTGCCCGAGCAGGTAGCCGACGAGCGTGGTGGCCAGCACGAGCAGCGACAGCCGGGCCTTCACGAGTTCGGCCATATCGCCCAGAAGCGACGGGGCTTCGGCGGTTTCGGTGGTGCTGGCGGCGGACTTCATGGATGCGGGCTACGGGAATCCACCAATCAGGCGGACACGCGGGAATACTCCGGTGCGCCGGAAAATTCGAGCGATTCCTTGGCCGACTCTCCCCGCATGGTGAAAAATCGAAAGGTCAGGAGCACGGACGTGACGAAGGTGAGCGCCCCGAGCGCCATGTGCGCGGTGGCCACGTCGGCGGCTTTGTTCGACCAGATGGTCCAGGCACCCAGAAGAATCTGCACAACGATCACGGTCGCCAGGAGCAGCGTCATGCGGCGCGCTCCGCCAGTCGTGCCCCGGGTGCGCCAGACCAGCGCCGCGACGAGCGTGAAGATCGCCGCGGCGATGAACCGGTGGGCCATCTGCAGCCAGATGAGTTCCGCATTGGTCGGCACCACGTCGAGCGCCGCACGCTTCGCGTTGATGGCCGCGATCGCCGCCGCACTCGTGTCGGGCAGGATTTTTCCATAGGCGAGCGGGAAATCGGGAATCGAGAGGCCGGCGTGCGCGTGACGCATCGTCGCCGCGACGGCGAGCTGGCTGAGCACCGTGACCGACAACGCGAGCGCGAGTGCCCGGGCGCCGCGCGGAGCCAGCTCGAGCGTCCATCGGCCCGCGATGAACGAACGGCTCGTAACGACCGCGACAATCGAGATCAGCACGAGAAGAAGCTGCGCGAGGATGCCGTGCACGATGCCGATCTGCGATTCGTTGAGAATCACGCGCAGGCCGCCAAGCGTGCCCTGCAGGCCGCCAAAACCGAGGGCGCACCAGCCCAACACCCTCACCCA
It encodes the following:
- a CDS encoding COX15/CtaA family protein, giving the protein MNNLPLSRRFLHWFAVFIAVWTWIVVISGGSVTSRNAGMAVPDWPTSFGYNMFLFPVSMWVGPIFYEHTHRLMASCVGGFVLALVVWLMIAEPRRWVRVLGWCALGFGGLQGTLGGLRVILNESQIGIVHGILAQLLLVLISIVAVVTSRSFIAGRWTLELAPRGARALALALSVTVLSQLAVAATMRHAHAGLSIPDFPLAYGKILPDTSAAAIAAINAKRAALDVVPTNAELIWLQMAHRFIAAAIFTLVAALVWRTRGTTGGARRMTLLLATVIVVQILLGAWTIWSNKAADVATAHMALGALTFVTSVLLTFRFFTMRGESAKESLEFSGAPEYSRVSA